The following coding sequences lie in one Hippopotamus amphibius kiboko isolate mHipAmp2 chromosome 7, mHipAmp2.hap2, whole genome shotgun sequence genomic window:
- the CKAP4 gene encoding cytoskeleton-associated protein 4 isoform X1, with protein sequence MPSAKQRGSKGGHGAASPSEKGAHPSGGADDVAKKPPPAPQQHPPPPAPHPQQHPPQHPQNQAHGKGGHRGGKSSAAAAAASSSASCSRKLGRVLNFLFYLALVAAAAFSGWCVHHVLEEVQQVRRSHQDFSRQREELGQGLQGVEQKVQSLQTTFGTFESLVRSSQHKQDLTDKAVKQGESEMNRISEVLQKLQNEILKDLSDGIHVVKDARERDFTSLEHTVEERLTELTKSINDNIAIFTEVQKRSQKEINDVKAKVASLEDSEGYKQDLKALKEVVKEIQTSVKSKEKDIQALRSTVQTMESDVYTEVKELVNLKQEQQRFKEAADSEHHTLQALTEKILQAEESAARFPQEIRRLEEELGQLKAAALRPEENGVFRPSEAFETLQKESQGLGSRLRRVEDGVQAAQAAWERLGETLEEQALRLAELQAGVAAAAAAAAGPAPGLREAQLALAGDVDELKRRVAELPGALEALQQVQEQVRALLGRDAAAAPPQDLLDRLSSLDSLRASVGQVESDLKMLRTAVDSLVAYSVKIETNENNLEAARGLLEDLRNDLDRLFVKVEKIHEKV encoded by the exons ATGCCCTCGGCCAAACAAAGGGGCTCCAAGGGCGGCCACGGCGCCGCGAGCCCCTCGGAGAAGGGCGCCCACCCGTCGGGCGGCGCGGATGACGTGGCGAAGAAGCCGCCGCCGGCGCCGCAGCAGcacccgccgccgcccgcgccgcacCCGCAGCAGCACCCGCCGCAGCATCCGCAGAACCAGGCGCACGGCAAGGGCGGCCACCGCGGCGGCAagtcctccgccgccgccgccgccgcttcgTCCTCCGCGTCCTGCTCGCGCAAGCTCGGCCGGGTGCTCAACTTTCTCTTCTACCTCGCCCTGGTGGCGGCGGCCGCCTTCTCGGGCTGGTGTGTCCACCACGTCCTGGAAGAGGTCCAGCAGGTCCGGCGCAGCCACCAGGACTTCTCCCggcagagggaggagctgggtCAGGGCTTGCAGGGCGTCGAGCAGAAG GTGCAGTCTCTGCAAACCACGTTCGGGACTTTTGAGTCCCTCGTGAGAAGCTCCCAACATAAACAGGATCTCACAGACAAAGCCGTGAAGCAAGGGGAGAGCGAGATGAACCGCATCAGCGAAGTTCTACAAAAACTCCAGAATGAGATCCTCAAAGACCTCTCGGATGGCATCCACGTGGTCAAGGACGCCCGGGAGCGGGACTTCACGTCCCTGGAGCACACGGTGGAAGAAAGGCTAACCGAGCTCACCAAGTCCATCAACGACAACATTGCCATCTTCACGGAGGTCCAGAAGAGGAGCCAGAAGGAAATAAACGACGTGAAGGCCAAGGTCGCCTCCCTGGAAGACTCCGAGGGATACAAGCAGGATTTGAAAGCTTTGAAGGAAGTGGTGAAGGAAATACAAACCTCGGTGAAGTCCAAAGAGAAGGACATACAGGCCTTGAGAAGCACTGTCCAGACCATGGAGTCCGATGTCTACACGGAGGTCAAAGAGCTGGTGAACCTCAAACAGGAGCAGCAGAGGTTCAAGGAGGCGGCCGACTCGGAGCACCACACCCTGCAGGCGCTCACGGAGAAGATCCTCCAGGCGGAGGAGTCGGCCGCCCGCTTCCCCCAGGAGATCCGGAGACTCGAGGAGGAGCTCGGCCAGCTGAAGGCCGCAGCCCTCAGGCCGGAAGAAAACGGGGTCTTCAGACCTTCCGAGGCCTTCGAAACGCTCCAGAAGGAGAGCCAGGGCTTGGGCTCGCGGCTGCGGCGCGTGGAAGACGGGGTGCAGGCGGCGCAGGCAGCCTGGGAGCGCCTGGGCGAGACCCTGGAGGAGCAGGCGCTGCGCCTGGCGGAGCTGCAGGCGGGcgtggccgccgccgccgccgccgccgcgggccccGCGCCCGGCCTCCGCGAGGCCCAGCTCGCGCTGGCGGGCGACGTGGACGAGCTGAAGCGCCGCGTGGCTGAGCTCCCTGGCGCCTTGGAGGCGCTGCAGCAGGTGCAGGAGCAGGTCCGCGCGCTGCTCGGCCGCgacgccgccgccgcgcccccgcAGGACCTGCTGGACAGACTCTCCTCTCTCGACAGCCTCAGAGCCTCCGTGGGCCAGGTGGAGTCGGACTTGAAAATGCTCAGGACTGCCGTGGACAGTCTGGTCGCGTACTCGGTGAAGATCGAGACCAACGAGAACAACTTGGAGGCCGCCAGGGGCTTGCTGGAGGACCTGAGGAATGACCTGGATAGGCTGTTTGTGAAAGTGGAAAAGATTCACGAGAAAGTCTAA
- the CKAP4 gene encoding cytoskeleton-associated protein 4 isoform X2, which produces MCSFCAFPCLAWYLVGVQLMLISLTWNSEHAQNMAICHIGSSTTCGRFSLHLWDGREMLFCIEDLHCGPGIPSHPPRHEHHFTDAPAEPGAVVLLLQVQSLQTTFGTFESLVRSSQHKQDLTDKAVKQGESEMNRISEVLQKLQNEILKDLSDGIHVVKDARERDFTSLEHTVEERLTELTKSINDNIAIFTEVQKRSQKEINDVKAKVASLEDSEGYKQDLKALKEVVKEIQTSVKSKEKDIQALRSTVQTMESDVYTEVKELVNLKQEQQRFKEAADSEHHTLQALTEKILQAEESAARFPQEIRRLEEELGQLKAAALRPEENGVFRPSEAFETLQKESQGLGSRLRRVEDGVQAAQAAWERLGETLEEQALRLAELQAGVAAAAAAAAGPAPGLREAQLALAGDVDELKRRVAELPGALEALQQVQEQVRALLGRDAAAAPPQDLLDRLSSLDSLRASVGQVESDLKMLRTAVDSLVAYSVKIETNENNLEAARGLLEDLRNDLDRLFVKVEKIHEKV; this is translated from the exons ATGTGTTCATTTTGCGCTTTCCCATGCCTTGCCTGGTACCTAGTGGGTGTTCAATTAATGCTTATTTCATTAACTTGGAACTCAGAACATGCCCAGAACATGGCCATTTGCCACATAGGATCTTCCACAACGTGTGGCCGCTTCTCTCTGCACCTCTGGGATGGCCGGGAAATGTTATTTTGCATTGAGGA TCTTCACTGTGGGCCAGGCATTCCCAGCCACCCTCCAAGGCATGAGCACCATTTCACAGATGCGCCAGCTGAGCCTGGAGCAGTTGTGTTACTCCTGCAG GTGCAGTCTCTGCAAACCACGTTCGGGACTTTTGAGTCCCTCGTGAGAAGCTCCCAACATAAACAGGATCTCACAGACAAAGCCGTGAAGCAAGGGGAGAGCGAGATGAACCGCATCAGCGAAGTTCTACAAAAACTCCAGAATGAGATCCTCAAAGACCTCTCGGATGGCATCCACGTGGTCAAGGACGCCCGGGAGCGGGACTTCACGTCCCTGGAGCACACGGTGGAAGAAAGGCTAACCGAGCTCACCAAGTCCATCAACGACAACATTGCCATCTTCACGGAGGTCCAGAAGAGGAGCCAGAAGGAAATAAACGACGTGAAGGCCAAGGTCGCCTCCCTGGAAGACTCCGAGGGATACAAGCAGGATTTGAAAGCTTTGAAGGAAGTGGTGAAGGAAATACAAACCTCGGTGAAGTCCAAAGAGAAGGACATACAGGCCTTGAGAAGCACTGTCCAGACCATGGAGTCCGATGTCTACACGGAGGTCAAAGAGCTGGTGAACCTCAAACAGGAGCAGCAGAGGTTCAAGGAGGCGGCCGACTCGGAGCACCACACCCTGCAGGCGCTCACGGAGAAGATCCTCCAGGCGGAGGAGTCGGCCGCCCGCTTCCCCCAGGAGATCCGGAGACTCGAGGAGGAGCTCGGCCAGCTGAAGGCCGCAGCCCTCAGGCCGGAAGAAAACGGGGTCTTCAGACCTTCCGAGGCCTTCGAAACGCTCCAGAAGGAGAGCCAGGGCTTGGGCTCGCGGCTGCGGCGCGTGGAAGACGGGGTGCAGGCGGCGCAGGCAGCCTGGGAGCGCCTGGGCGAGACCCTGGAGGAGCAGGCGCTGCGCCTGGCGGAGCTGCAGGCGGGcgtggccgccgccgccgccgccgccgcgggccccGCGCCCGGCCTCCGCGAGGCCCAGCTCGCGCTGGCGGGCGACGTGGACGAGCTGAAGCGCCGCGTGGCTGAGCTCCCTGGCGCCTTGGAGGCGCTGCAGCAGGTGCAGGAGCAGGTCCGCGCGCTGCTCGGCCGCgacgccgccgccgcgcccccgcAGGACCTGCTGGACAGACTCTCCTCTCTCGACAGCCTCAGAGCCTCCGTGGGCCAGGTGGAGTCGGACTTGAAAATGCTCAGGACTGCCGTGGACAGTCTGGTCGCGTACTCGGTGAAGATCGAGACCAACGAGAACAACTTGGAGGCCGCCAGGGGCTTGCTGGAGGACCTGAGGAATGACCTGGATAGGCTGTTTGTGAAAGTGGAAAAGATTCACGAGAAAGTCTAA